The following are encoded together in the Oceaniferula flava genome:
- a CDS encoding DUF1501 domain-containing protein: MKKNPSCPGNPFASDSSRREFLHVGLLAGLGLTLPEFLKMEALGAQKTYASKEGVAKSVIQIFLPGGLAQQESFDPKPYAPSEYRGPFGSIPTVLKGERFGEHMKEMAKVADLMTVIRSMSHGEAAHERGTHNMFTGYRPSPALQFPSMGSVVSHEFGPKNNLPPYVCVPNVPNEFANSGYLSSAYGPFGLGADPARGNFKVRDLNLPKDVDEQRFNRRKSMLSTVDDHFRSLENSDALDSMDSFYQHAYKLISSQKAREAFDLSKEPEKLKLMYGKTQAGQRMLLARRLAEAGVRFISLTAGGWDHHDNIKTGIQKQLPSVDKAVAALLKDLNQRGMLDNTLVLLTSEFGRTPKINKTNGRDHWPRVFSVMMAGGGVQKGVIYGKSNALAAEPEENKVGVQDFAKTVYHQMGINADKELMAPGGRPIEIVDGGEVIKDILL, from the coding sequence ATGAAAAAGAACCCCTCATGCCCTGGAAACCCGTTTGCCTCCGACAGCTCACGGCGCGAATTTTTACACGTTGGCCTGCTCGCGGGGCTGGGTCTGACACTGCCGGAATTTCTCAAAATGGAGGCCCTCGGAGCGCAGAAAACCTATGCCTCGAAAGAGGGTGTTGCCAAGTCGGTGATCCAGATTTTCCTGCCCGGCGGACTGGCGCAGCAGGAATCGTTCGATCCCAAACCTTACGCACCCAGCGAATACCGTGGCCCCTTCGGCTCGATCCCCACCGTGCTGAAAGGCGAACGCTTTGGCGAGCATATGAAGGAAATGGCGAAGGTGGCGGATCTGATGACCGTGATCCGATCGATGTCGCATGGCGAGGCGGCGCACGAGCGCGGGACCCACAATATGTTCACCGGCTACCGGCCCAGTCCGGCACTGCAGTTTCCTTCGATGGGCTCGGTGGTCTCGCACGAGTTCGGGCCGAAAAATAACCTTCCTCCCTACGTCTGCGTGCCCAACGTGCCGAATGAGTTCGCCAACTCCGGCTACCTCAGCTCCGCCTACGGACCGTTCGGATTGGGCGCCGATCCAGCGAGGGGGAACTTCAAGGTGCGCGATCTGAATTTACCGAAGGACGTCGATGAGCAACGCTTTAATCGCCGGAAATCGATGCTTAGCACCGTCGACGACCATTTTCGCAGTCTGGAAAATTCCGATGCGCTCGATTCCATGGACTCGTTCTATCAGCACGCCTACAAGCTGATCTCGTCGCAGAAGGCGCGGGAGGCATTTGATCTCTCGAAGGAGCCTGAAAAGCTGAAGCTGATGTATGGCAAAACCCAGGCGGGGCAGCGTATGTTGTTAGCGCGTCGATTGGCCGAGGCGGGTGTGCGCTTTATCTCCCTGACTGCCGGTGGCTGGGACCACCACGATAACATTAAAACCGGTATCCAGAAGCAGCTGCCGAGCGTGGATAAGGCCGTGGCCGCCCTGCTCAAGGACCTGAACCAGCGCGGTATGTTGGACAATACCCTCGTGCTGCTCACCTCCGAGTTTGGGCGCACACCGAAGATCAATAAAACCAACGGTCGCGACCACTGGCCCAGAGTCTTCTCCGTGATGATGGCCGGAGGCGGGGTGCAAAAAGGGGTGATCTACGGAAAGTCCAACGCCCTCGCCGCAGAGCCGGAGGAGAATAAGGTGGGCGTGCAGGATTTTGCCAAGACCGTCTATCACCAGATGGGCATCAATGCGGATAAGGAGCTGATGGCACCGGGTGGCCGACCGATCGAGATCGTCGACGGCGGAGAGGTGATCAAAGATATTCTTCTCTAA
- a CDS encoding protein kinase domain-containing protein, whose amino-acid sequence MAKIPLMVQPQIDGFEILGLVGEGACGSIFIAREADNVNPGTWYAIRVFNAIAINRPLIENIAGRLTNGSYPEGVVPILWKQSRQGSNCMVMPMLADIDEAKGTIAPRSLQETIADYPKDDAWETIEKIAHAIASMHGRRIPHGNLKPGNVFFDEQGKVQLTDFAMGHMPGVGMLPFTDALLYAPPEQLREPDGYVSGKGYGWDTYAFAVLAFRMLTGKFPRCEATFKKVAPGPGEHHVTGIQADVIKLAERLEHRELENWPEEAHDDRERKRREVLQRCLSLNPEDRYKDLNEVLQAWSDIDTDAAAALAKSKLKSKVKRSRAGMLFALLLAGAGAFGCFTLFGLLQKEKIARQDDIEALNQRITALTTERDEAAKSEAEAIAYSQNAAKREDKLRKQLIALGVTNDRLLEWMLRDRNTDLPELQKTGPDKTAADAMERELRAFLKMTEGEDQFQPIRARIMLQLSELEIHRKNPADADTLLDRAIPALQKAGINEPGQPYRIARARLITLLQALDQNNEALTSSLLPKVRSAIAQLEQADPVETQRINATMELIEGRLVEASDPAKALAHFQKAIQNLEGIHQALPENVKIRSELARNILHSSTLAESLDRVEDATKLRGEAANHLRWLLDKNPQFSFAKVKLAEMEIMAAEADMLSGNDSAGERKLKKAESLLKGVALDDVSPTGSAMQVAVVKGLQAVLLRDRGRTSDAAKNLDRAIDLTGKIVAANPTANEPLYRLAGFHWSRASLAGDAGDSSTELKLGSKAATMMQQLLKNGAGKRDNELRRSLAYLYGDLGHTANNLGKTADAVSHYKNAAVMWQSLIDKNGKRDEFVEGLKWSQSRAKAAAR is encoded by the coding sequence TTGGCAAAAATACCTCTTATGGTGCAGCCGCAAATTGATGGTTTTGAAATCCTTGGCCTGGTAGGCGAAGGAGCGTGTGGCAGCATTTTCATCGCTCGTGAAGCCGACAATGTAAATCCTGGCACCTGGTATGCCATCCGCGTGTTCAACGCCATCGCGATCAACCGCCCGCTCATCGAAAACATCGCGGGTCGACTCACCAACGGATCCTACCCGGAGGGAGTGGTGCCCATCCTCTGGAAGCAGTCCAGACAGGGCAGCAACTGCATGGTCATGCCGATGCTCGCCGACATCGACGAAGCCAAGGGCACCATTGCACCGCGCTCGCTGCAGGAAACCATCGCCGACTACCCCAAGGACGACGCCTGGGAGACGATCGAAAAGATCGCTCACGCCATCGCCAGCATGCACGGCCGCCGCATCCCCCACGGCAACCTCAAACCAGGCAATGTCTTCTTCGATGAACAGGGCAAGGTGCAGCTTACCGACTTCGCCATGGGCCACATGCCAGGAGTCGGCATGCTACCCTTCACGGACGCCCTGCTCTACGCACCGCCCGAGCAGCTGCGTGAGCCGGACGGCTATGTCTCTGGCAAGGGTTATGGCTGGGACACCTACGCCTTTGCCGTGCTCGCCTTTCGCATGCTCACCGGCAAGTTCCCGCGCTGCGAAGCCACCTTTAAAAAAGTGGCACCCGGCCCGGGCGAACACCACGTCACGGGCATCCAAGCCGATGTGATCAAACTGGCCGAGCGCCTGGAACACCGCGAACTGGAAAACTGGCCGGAAGAAGCCCACGACGACCGCGAACGGAAACGCCGTGAGGTGCTGCAGCGCTGCCTGTCACTCAATCCGGAAGACCGCTACAAAGATCTCAACGAAGTCCTCCAGGCCTGGAGTGATATCGATACCGATGCCGCCGCCGCTTTGGCGAAGAGCAAGCTCAAGAGCAAGGTGAAGCGCAGTCGTGCCGGCATGCTGTTTGCTCTGCTCCTAGCCGGTGCAGGAGCCTTTGGCTGCTTCACGCTGTTCGGTCTCCTGCAGAAAGAAAAAATCGCCCGTCAGGACGACATCGAAGCCCTCAACCAGCGCATCACCGCACTCACCACCGAGCGGGACGAGGCGGCGAAGTCCGAAGCCGAGGCCATCGCGTACAGCCAGAATGCGGCGAAGCGGGAAGATAAACTCCGCAAGCAGCTGATCGCACTTGGGGTGACCAACGATCGGTTGTTAGAATGGATGCTGCGCGACCGCAACACCGACTTGCCGGAACTGCAAAAGACCGGCCCGGACAAAACCGCCGCCGATGCCATGGAGCGTGAACTCAGGGCATTTCTGAAAATGACCGAGGGCGAAGACCAGTTCCAGCCGATCCGCGCCCGCATCATGCTGCAGCTTTCCGAACTGGAAATCCACCGCAAGAACCCCGCTGACGCCGATACATTGTTAGACCGTGCGATCCCCGCTTTGCAAAAAGCCGGCATCAACGAGCCAGGCCAGCCGTATCGGATCGCCCGCGCTCGTTTGATCACGCTGTTGCAGGCGCTCGATCAAAACAACGAAGCTCTAACCAGCAGCTTGCTCCCGAAGGTGCGCAGCGCGATTGCCCAGCTTGAACAGGCCGATCCGGTGGAAACGCAGCGGATCAATGCGACCATGGAGCTCATCGAAGGTCGTTTGGTCGAAGCCTCGGATCCAGCCAAGGCACTGGCACATTTTCAAAAGGCGATCCAGAACCTCGAGGGCATTCACCAAGCGCTGCCGGAAAATGTCAAAATCCGATCGGAGCTCGCGCGCAACATCCTCCATTCCTCCACCTTGGCGGAAAGCCTCGATCGGGTGGAGGACGCGACCAAGCTCCGGGGAGAAGCCGCAAATCATCTGCGCTGGCTACTCGATAAAAACCCGCAGTTCAGCTTCGCGAAGGTGAAACTCGCCGAGATGGAAATCATGGCGGCGGAGGCCGACATGCTCTCGGGCAACGACAGCGCCGGTGAGCGCAAACTGAAGAAGGCGGAGAGTTTGTTAAAAGGAGTCGCCTTAGATGATGTTTCCCCAACGGGTAGCGCCATGCAAGTCGCCGTCGTTAAAGGATTACAGGCAGTTTTACTCCGTGATCGTGGCCGCACCAGTGACGCGGCAAAGAACTTGGACAGAGCCATTGATCTCACCGGCAAGATCGTGGCGGCCAACCCCACTGCCAATGAACCGCTTTATCGCCTGGCAGGATTTCACTGGTCGCGCGCCAGCCTTGCAGGTGATGCAGGAGATTCCAGCACGGAGCTGAAACTCGGCTCGAAGGCCGCCACCATGATGCAACAGCTGCTCAAGAATGGTGCCGGTAAACGTGACAACGAACTGCGCCGATCACTCGCCTATCTCTACGGCGACCTCGGCCACACTGCCAATAACTTGGGGAAAACAGCCGACGCCGTTTCCCACTACAAAAACGCCGCTGTGATGTGGCAAAGCCTGATCGATAAAAACGGTAAGCGTGACGAGTTTGTGGAGGGCCTCAAGTGGAGCCAATCGCGCGCCAAAGCCGCCGCCCGTTAG
- the alaS gene encoding alanine--tRNA ligase yields MTAAEIRQSFLDFFKEKQHTIVPSASLMPQSPGLLFTNAGMNQFVPYFLGTEKAPYSPPRATDTQKCIRAGGKHNDLEDVGYDTYHHTMFEMLGNWSFGDYFKKQAIEWAWELVVERWGFPADRLYATVYMPGEGDPGSFDQEAYDFWAELYEKKGLDPKRQIVNGNVKDNFWMMGETGPCGPCSELHVDLTPEGDTDGKLVNMDSDLCIEIWNLVFIQFNAEADGSFRDLPAKHIDTGMGFERAVSIYQGTKGFTDFSKKPTNYATDAFQPIFRKLEELSGKKYEDIYPESVESDKSKLSEELKVAIAFRVIADHIRTLSFSLADGILLGNNGRNYVLRRILRRAVRYGRTLGFSGDKPFMADLVDTLVEQLSGVFPELGERADAIKENLQREETSFNETLDRGLAMFEDKIANSEGSLDGAFAFQLYDTFGFPIDLTQLLCEERGLKVDMEKFGQLMEEQREKGRAARTRELVRAADISTDQETEFTGFEADVTEAKVTEIHQQPDHLLVITDKTPFYVEMGGQMGDQGTLTHEGETYTVTSVQQLGNARAHAIDLSANIIVGDTVTLEIETTRRRPIEAHHTATHLLHWALHEEVSQDAAQQGSMVSRNRLRFDFNSGAVSQEKLDAIEDRVNACIKAEDSVSWIEVPHEDVKGNKDIQQFFGDKYGDLVRVVQIGGEEKALNGYSMELCGGTHVRNTKDLGIFKIKSEGAIASGIRRIEAVCGDAAWNWMREEIEKADAEGDDLRAKLEAANSQLTEMGEDKVEMKKFPHIMGALLMEGGDFEQINATFKHFKQHIELLREAGINAEKKLKKAQAGAAAKMADEALVSLLENGGNIAEVFEGPANLLQELLNGLKKKQFTGAAFLIVDDGQRLHLGAYCGEDARGNGLMAGKLIQELGPIAGGKGGGKPDQARGAAPERDKAEELKSAAAAKL; encoded by the coding sequence ATGACTGCAGCCGAAATCCGCCAGAGCTTTCTCGATTTCTTCAAAGAAAAGCAACACACCATTGTGCCCTCCGCATCCCTGATGCCGCAGAGCCCCGGGCTGTTGTTCACCAATGCGGGCATGAACCAGTTTGTGCCGTATTTCCTCGGAACGGAAAAAGCACCCTACTCACCACCGCGCGCCACCGATACCCAGAAGTGCATTCGCGCCGGGGGCAAGCATAACGACCTCGAGGACGTCGGTTACGATACCTACCACCACACCATGTTCGAGATGTTGGGGAACTGGTCCTTCGGTGATTATTTCAAAAAGCAGGCCATCGAATGGGCCTGGGAACTGGTGGTCGAGCGTTGGGGATTTCCCGCCGACCGACTCTACGCCACCGTCTACATGCCCGGCGAAGGAGATCCGGGCAGCTTCGATCAAGAAGCCTACGATTTCTGGGCCGAGCTCTATGAAAAGAAGGGACTCGATCCGAAACGCCAGATCGTCAACGGTAACGTCAAAGACAACTTCTGGATGATGGGCGAAACCGGTCCTTGTGGCCCCTGCTCCGAGCTGCACGTCGACCTCACACCGGAGGGCGACACCGATGGCAAGCTGGTCAACATGGACTCCGATCTCTGCATCGAAATCTGGAACCTCGTGTTCATTCAGTTCAATGCCGAGGCCGATGGCTCGTTCCGCGACCTGCCGGCCAAGCACATCGATACCGGAATGGGCTTCGAGCGCGCTGTGTCGATCTATCAGGGCACCAAGGGCTTCACCGATTTCTCCAAAAAACCCACCAACTACGCCACCGACGCCTTCCAGCCGATCTTCCGCAAGCTCGAGGAACTCAGTGGTAAGAAATATGAGGATATCTACCCGGAATCCGTGGAGTCCGATAAGTCGAAGCTCTCCGAGGAACTTAAGGTGGCCATCGCCTTCCGCGTGATTGCCGACCACATCCGCACCCTTTCTTTCTCCCTCGCCGATGGTATTTTGTTAGGAAACAACGGCCGTAACTATGTTCTCCGTCGCATCCTTCGTCGGGCCGTGCGCTATGGTCGCACCCTCGGCTTCTCAGGTGACAAACCCTTCATGGCCGATCTGGTCGATACCCTGGTCGAGCAGCTTTCCGGCGTCTTCCCGGAGCTCGGCGAACGCGCCGATGCCATCAAGGAGAACCTCCAGCGCGAGGAAACCAGCTTCAATGAAACCCTCGACCGCGGTCTCGCCATGTTCGAGGACAAAATCGCCAACAGCGAAGGCTCCCTCGACGGCGCTTTTGCCTTCCAGCTTTACGATACCTTTGGCTTCCCCATCGACCTCACCCAGCTGCTTTGCGAAGAGCGCGGGCTGAAGGTGGACATGGAGAAATTCGGACAGCTGATGGAAGAACAGCGTGAAAAAGGACGCGCCGCCCGCACCCGCGAGCTGGTCCGTGCCGCTGACATTTCCACTGATCAGGAAACCGAGTTCACCGGCTTCGAAGCGGATGTCACCGAGGCGAAAGTCACCGAGATCCATCAACAGCCGGATCACTTGTTAGTCATCACCGACAAGACACCGTTCTACGTCGAGATGGGTGGCCAGATGGGCGACCAGGGAACGCTCACTCACGAAGGCGAGACCTACACCGTGACCTCCGTGCAGCAGCTCGGCAATGCCCGCGCCCACGCCATTGATCTCTCCGCCAACATCATCGTCGGCGATACCGTGACGCTCGAAATCGAGACGACGCGCCGTCGTCCGATCGAAGCGCACCACACCGCCACTCACCTACTTCACTGGGCACTGCACGAGGAAGTTTCCCAAGACGCTGCCCAGCAAGGGTCGATGGTCAGCCGGAACCGACTCCGCTTCGACTTCAACTCCGGTGCCGTCTCGCAGGAGAAACTGGATGCCATCGAAGATCGGGTCAACGCCTGCATTAAGGCGGAAGACAGCGTTTCATGGATCGAAGTTCCTCACGAAGACGTCAAAGGAAATAAAGACATCCAACAATTCTTCGGCGACAAGTATGGCGACCTGGTTCGGGTCGTTCAGATCGGCGGCGAGGAGAAAGCCCTCAACGGCTACTCGATGGAACTCTGCGGTGGCACCCACGTGCGCAACACCAAGGACCTCGGAATTTTCAAAATCAAATCAGAAGGGGCGATCGCATCCGGTATTCGTCGGATCGAAGCCGTTTGTGGCGACGCGGCCTGGAACTGGATGCGTGAAGAAATCGAAAAGGCAGATGCCGAAGGAGACGATCTCCGTGCGAAACTGGAAGCCGCCAACAGCCAGCTCACCGAGATGGGCGAGGATAAGGTGGAGATGAAAAAATTCCCCCACATCATGGGAGCCCTGCTGATGGAGGGGGGCGATTTCGAACAAATCAACGCCACCTTCAAGCACTTTAAACAGCACATCGAGCTGCTACGCGAAGCCGGAATCAACGCCGAGAAGAAACTCAAAAAGGCCCAAGCCGGCGCCGCTGCGAAAATGGCGGACGAGGCATTGGTCTCGTTGTTAGAAAACGGTGGCAACATCGCCGAAGTCTTCGAAGGACCTGCTAACCTACTGCAGGAGCTACTCAATGGACTGAAGAAAAAGCAGTTTACTGGAGCTGCCTTCCTGATCGTAGACGATGGCCAACGCCTCCACCTCGGCGCCTACTGTGGCGAGGATGCTCGTGGCAACGGTCTCATGGCCGGCAAGCTGATCCAAGAGCTCGGCCCCATCGCTGGTGGCAAAGGTGGAGGCAAGCCGGACCAAGCACGAGGCGCCGCGCCTGAGCGCGATAAAGCCGAGGAACTGAAATCCGCCGCCGCAGCGAAGCTGTAG
- a CDS encoding choice-of-anchor Q domain-containing protein, whose protein sequence is MHTSILPPIHRFRQAVLSSGLLLAMVLSASAQLLHYRVSDTDDISTSVPNIGSLGDGTNSGTGAVTLSADVPTLGIPAGAGNRSMSFPGNAGVLAPGSQQLLNSQIRLHGGFTYEAWVKYTGNGNINSIIDYAGTEKLRRLASSSGYSMLTNASPVTPFVTAPTNEWHYIAVVFHNIQPETTAGEITGDYTFYVDGIVPLSTVQNVTITDFGDGLNRSIGVGTHPQLLASDFFNGLIYEPRVTLAAVTPENLLFAHQIVTNTNDAGAGSLRAAIAAASSGSLITFDPTLDGQTITLSSGQLLIDKNITIDASTLTSGLTIDANGGVTNHRVIEIETGSSVELSHLTITGGRTPDAPIGEPGESGGGIYCGGNLTLTHCNVSNNSTGRGGDDFGAAPAAHGGDGGGIYIYVGSLTLNDSTVTGNTTGDGGDGQDGGIGGSGGGIYVSSSGAININNSTVDNNATGDGGGGNNSYGGGGGGICLFSAASNNLNNSTVANNSTGDGSYSGSNSGGPGGGIHIFSSDLTLHNSVIAGNTTGLSPTGTPGTGPDLLRSSIEFESTGANFIGDHSGIEHSASLSGILSGNAMLAPLGDYGGPTQTMPPLPGSPLLDLLTDNSTSTDQRGFPRPTSTNASWQNDFSSGLNGATVFTSGNDAATGTIDNGSFRFTDAVASQGAALVLPSTGIFTEFTASFDLFYQLHLSDAADGFSFSFGPAATTATFSSGSLENGVPGAYVISFDTYDGTAGPNSTGNITLRGPNGATISTPYTFFRANEAGAFRSLTVTLDGTGHLVVTYKGNTIIDQMINYTPTAGDSFTFAARTGDLAAEHRIDNIVINYQSQVEADIGAVEIQDATDSYNILSDLWLTDEDGDGQAFGVEFALGTNPKVANTVNFTGPTINSSGQATLNFGLNLAAVDYTIWKLTRSTTLEVGSFEEVLRYDGAFDQLTLGENITVAGSGEFIVTDEAPPTGKAFYRFEAELIAPP, encoded by the coding sequence ATGCACACTTCCATACTCCCCCCCATTCACCGCTTCAGGCAGGCAGTTCTTTCCTCTGGACTCCTTCTGGCCATGGTCTTATCTGCCAGCGCGCAGTTACTCCACTATCGCGTCAGCGACACTGATGATATCTCTACGTCTGTGCCAAACATCGGCTCGCTAGGAGATGGAACCAATTCCGGCACCGGAGCTGTCACCCTGTCGGCCGATGTTCCTACGCTTGGGATTCCCGCAGGCGCAGGGAATCGCTCGATGTCCTTCCCAGGCAATGCCGGTGTGCTGGCCCCGGGCAGCCAACAGCTTCTCAACAGCCAGATCCGCCTGCACGGTGGATTCACCTACGAGGCCTGGGTGAAATACACAGGAAATGGCAATATCAACTCTATCATCGACTACGCCGGCACGGAAAAACTGCGCCGATTGGCTTCGAGCAGCGGCTATTCCATGCTAACAAATGCCTCTCCTGTCACCCCGTTTGTCACAGCGCCGACGAATGAATGGCACTACATCGCCGTTGTTTTTCATAACATCCAGCCTGAAACCACAGCGGGAGAAATCACCGGCGACTATACCTTTTATGTGGATGGTATTGTGCCTCTATCGACGGTCCAGAATGTTACTATCACAGACTTTGGTGATGGCTTGAACCGTAGCATCGGAGTAGGCACCCATCCGCAGCTACTCGCCTCTGATTTCTTCAACGGCCTCATCTACGAGCCCCGCGTGACCTTGGCCGCCGTCACTCCTGAGAACCTTCTCTTTGCCCATCAAATCGTCACCAATACAAACGACGCGGGCGCTGGCTCATTGCGCGCCGCGATTGCTGCGGCCTCCAGTGGCTCCCTCATCACCTTTGATCCGACTCTCGATGGCCAGACAATCACTCTAAGCAGCGGGCAGCTGTTGATTGATAAAAATATTACCATCGATGCTTCCACTCTGACCAGCGGCTTAACGATCGATGCCAATGGCGGCGTCACCAACCATCGCGTCATCGAGATCGAAACCGGGAGCAGCGTCGAGCTCTCTCACCTCACGATTACAGGCGGCAGAACTCCGGATGCGCCCATCGGAGAGCCTGGGGAAAGCGGTGGTGGCATATACTGCGGTGGCAATCTCACCCTCACCCATTGCAATGTATCAAACAACTCCACCGGTAGAGGTGGCGATGATTTCGGTGCCGCTCCCGCTGCCCACGGCGGTGACGGCGGCGGTATCTATATCTACGTGGGCTCCCTCACGCTGAACGATTCCACCGTGACAGGCAACACCACCGGTGATGGTGGAGACGGCCAAGACGGCGGCATAGGTGGCAGCGGCGGCGGCATTTACGTAAGCAGCTCCGGGGCTATCAACATCAACAACTCTACCGTCGACAACAATGCCACTGGTGATGGTGGCGGCGGCAACAACAGTTACGGCGGGGGCGGCGGAGGTATATGCTTATTTAGTGCCGCCTCTAACAATCTGAACAACTCCACCGTGGCCAACAATTCCACCGGTGACGGCAGCTACAGCGGCAGCAACTCTGGCGGCCCCGGCGGCGGTATTCATATTTTTTCATCCGATCTGACCCTGCATAACTCTGTCATCGCTGGAAATACCACAGGCTTGTCCCCCACAGGTACTCCTGGCACTGGGCCTGACCTACTCAGGAGCTCTATCGAATTCGAAAGCACAGGTGCCAATTTCATCGGCGATCACTCAGGTATCGAACATTCAGCCTCACTCAGCGGCATTCTCTCTGGAAATGCCATGCTCGCTCCGCTCGGGGACTACGGTGGCCCCACCCAAACCATGCCACCCCTGCCTGGCTCACCGTTGCTGGACCTGCTAACTGACAATTCCACCAGCACTGATCAACGTGGATTTCCTCGGCCAACGTCAACCAATGCATCCTGGCAAAACGACTTTTCCAGCGGCCTCAATGGTGCCACCGTGTTCACATCTGGGAATGATGCTGCCACCGGAACCATCGACAATGGTAGCTTCCGCTTCACAGATGCTGTCGCCTCACAAGGCGCTGCGCTAGTCCTGCCAAGCACCGGGATTTTCACCGAATTCACGGCTTCGTTTGACCTTTTTTACCAATTGCACCTATCGGATGCAGCCGATGGTTTCAGCTTCTCTTTCGGCCCCGCCGCCACGACTGCCACCTTTTCGTCCGGATCACTCGAGAACGGTGTGCCTGGTGCGTATGTGATCAGCTTTGACACCTATGACGGAACCGCGGGCCCCAACAGCACGGGTAATATCACACTTCGCGGTCCAAATGGCGCCACCATCAGCACACCCTATACTTTCTTCCGTGCTAATGAAGCCGGTGCCTTCCGTAGCCTTACCGTCACCCTCGATGGCACTGGACACCTTGTTGTCACCTACAAGGGAAATACCATCATCGATCAGATGATCAACTACACCCCCACAGCCGGGGACAGCTTTACCTTCGCCGCCCGCACAGGTGACCTTGCTGCGGAACATCGGATCGACAACATTGTCATCAATTACCAATCGCAGGTCGAGGCAGACATCGGCGCGGTCGAGATTCAGGATGCCACAGACAGCTATAACATTCTTTCCGATCTCTGGCTCACGGATGAAGACGGCGATGGCCAGGCCTTCGGCGTGGAATTCGCCCTCGGCACCAATCCCAAGGTGGCAAATACCGTGAACTTCACCGGCCCCACCATCAACAGCTCCGGACAGGCCACACTGAATTTCGGATTGAATCTGGCCGCGGTAGATTACACCATCTGGAAGCTCACACGCTCGACCACCCTAGAGGTCGGTAGCTTCGAGGAGGTGCTTCGTTATGATGGTGCCTTCGACCAGCTGACACTGGGTGAGAATATTACTGTTGCGGGCAGTGGAGAATTCATCGTTACCGATGAAGCCCCTCCTACCGGCAAGGCCTTCTATCGCTTCGAAGCCGAGCTTATCGCCCCACCGTAA
- a CDS encoding glycosyltransferase family 4 protein, whose amino-acid sequence MPAVLLHSPYPRQRSQGNAVTAKRMTELLRDGGLDVAIHERGDAPISAGCLIALNARKSAGEIFAFHQRQPKSPIVTLLTGTDVNHPEMEDAESDTRKALAVSTAIVSLHEGFSHRIPEDLTAKTQVIYPSVRLPDTMEHRPKGQLEVIIAGNFRAEKNPALMMEAVRGLQSSPMQFHAFGQGGEYQSALEQTAAECPNFHFHGVQDHDVVIEKMKTAHVLLNTSTEEGGANAICEAVVIGLPVIASKIAGNIGMLGSDYDGLFPLEDPAVLIEILARTANDSDFYQHLKQQISTRAPLFSYHQEKQAWCELVRRLTVGR is encoded by the coding sequence ATGCCCGCCGTTCTCCTCCACTCGCCCTATCCCCGACAACGCAGCCAGGGGAATGCCGTGACCGCGAAACGGATGACCGAGCTGCTGCGTGACGGTGGCCTAGACGTGGCCATTCACGAGCGTGGTGATGCTCCAATTTCCGCCGGCTGCCTGATCGCGCTCAATGCGAGGAAGAGCGCGGGCGAAATCTTCGCCTTCCACCAGCGCCAGCCGAAAAGTCCGATTGTCACCCTGCTGACCGGCACCGATGTGAACCATCCGGAGATGGAGGACGCTGAGTCGGACACCCGCAAGGCGCTGGCCGTCAGCACTGCCATTGTCTCCCTACACGAAGGCTTTTCCCATCGCATCCCCGAGGATTTGACGGCCAAAACCCAGGTCATTTACCCCAGCGTGCGCTTGCCTGATACCATGGAGCATCGGCCAAAGGGGCAGCTGGAAGTGATCATCGCCGGAAACTTTCGCGCCGAGAAGAACCCGGCTTTGATGATGGAGGCGGTGCGTGGACTGCAGTCGTCGCCCATGCAGTTCCACGCGTTTGGGCAAGGGGGCGAGTATCAGTCGGCGCTGGAACAAACCGCCGCCGAGTGTCCGAATTTCCATTTCCACGGAGTGCAGGATCACGATGTGGTTATTGAGAAAATGAAAACCGCCCACGTCCTACTCAACACCTCCACAGAAGAAGGCGGCGCCAATGCAATCTGCGAAGCGGTGGTCATCGGGCTGCCCGTCATCGCGAGTAAGATTGCTGGAAATATCGGCATGCTCGGCAGCGATTACGACGGCCTTTTTCCTCTGGAGGACCCCGCTGTGCTGATCGAAATCCTGGCTCGCACTGCTAATGATTCGGACTTTTACCAGCACTTGAAACAGCAAATATCCACCCGTGCACCGCTGTTTTCCTATCATCAGGAAAAGCAGGCTTGGTGTGAGCTGGTCAGACGCCTTACGGTGGGGCGATAA